One stretch of Papaver somniferum cultivar HN1 unplaced genomic scaffold, ASM357369v1 unplaced-scaffold_154, whole genome shotgun sequence DNA includes these proteins:
- the LOC113336727 gene encoding uncharacterized protein LOC113336727, with product MQTLSIDAMQGAGSAAQTRPSLPMFGDAVNEDVGARATEVSPEAILLERPRPPGSTDDTKVPGSRLSNFRGDMRCWTCGKKRDHLTPNCRYRDIAVRPESYKDPAVPPESYKDPAVPPESYSGYGYGNLILKNQMGTPRAN from the exons ATGCAAACTCTATCGATAGATGCTATGCAAGGAGCAGGTTCAGCAGCGCAGACACGTCCTTCTCTGCCCATGTTTGGTGATGCTGTTAACGAAGATGTGGGTGCTAGAGCTACAGAGGTTTCTCCTGAAGCGATTCTTCTTGAAAGGCCTCGACCTCCTG GTAGCACAGATGATACCAAGGTTCCAGGTAGTCGCTTGTCAAATTTCAGAGGTGATATGCGGTGTTGGACCTGTGGTAAGAAGCGTGATCACTTGACACCCAATTGTCGTTATAGGGATATTGCTGTCCGACCTGAGAGTTACAAGGATCCTGCTGTCCCACCTGAGAGTTACAAGGATCCTGCTGTCCCGCCTGAGAGTTACAGTGGGTACGGTTATGGCAATCTCATCCTTAAGAATCAAATGGGGACTCCTAGGGCAAATTAG